CGAACCTGCGCCGAGATGGGCATCAAAACCGTTGCCGTTTTCTCCACCGCAGACCGCGAGTCCCTTCCCGTACGTTTTGCTGATGAAGCCGTTTGCATCGGACCACCCGCTTCCAAAGAAAGCTACTTGCGTATGGATCGCATTATCTCCGCCGCAGAGGTTACGGGCGCCGATGCCATTCACCCGGGCTATGGCTTTCTATCTGAAAACAGTGAATTTAGTGCCATTTGTAGCGATCATGGCCTGAAGTTTATTGGCCCATCGCCCGAATCCATTGACCTGATGGGCAATAAAAGCAAGGCCAAAGAAACCATGATAAAGGCCGGTGTGCCTGTGGTTCCCGGCTCGGAAGGCGTGGTGACAACCGAGGCTCAAGCCCTGTCCTTGGCACGCGAAATGGGCTATCCTTTGATGATTAAGGCAAGTGCCGGTGGTGGCGGACGTGGCATGAGACCCGTATTTGCCGAAGCGGACTTGCTCAAAGCTTTTAATACCGCTCGGCAAGAGGCCGAAGGCGCTTTCGGAAATGGCGATGTTTACATGGAAAAACTCGTCCAAAACCCGCGCCACGTAGAAGTGCAAATTCTGGGAGATGGCAAAGGAAATGTAATCCATCTCGGCGAACGCGATTGTTCCATACAAAGGCGACACCAAAAATTGGTCGAGGAAACACCCTCTCCGGCGGTGAACGAGGACTTACGACAGCGCATGGGCGAAGCAGCTTGTAGAGCGGCACGAAGCCTGAATTATGAGGGTGCTGGAACCGTCGAGTTCCTCTTAGACGCCTCCGGCGAGTTTTACTTCATGGAAATGAATACACGCATTCAGGTTGAGCATACCGTGACCGAAGAAATCTCGGACATTGACCTCATCGAGCTACAACTCCGCGTAGCCAATGGGGAAAACATCCCTTTGCAAGACCAAATTGTCTTGAATGGGCACTCTATCCAATGCAGAATCAATGCAGAAGACCCATATCGGGATTTCCGCCCTTCTCCGGGTAAAATAACCGCTTTCCATACACCAAAAGGCCATGGC
This genomic stretch from Rhodothermia bacterium harbors:
- the accC gene encoding acetyl-CoA carboxylase biotin carboxylase subunit, encoding MAIKKVLIANRGEIALRVIRTCAEMGIKTVAVFSTADRESLPVRFADEAVCIGPPASKESYLRMDRIISAAEVTGADAIHPGYGFLSENSEFSAICSDHGLKFIGPSPESIDLMGNKSKAKETMIKAGVPVVPGSEGVVTTEAQALSLAREMGYPLMIKASAGGGGRGMRPVFAEADLLKAFNTARQEAEGAFGNGDVYMEKLVQNPRHVEVQILGDGKGNVIHLGERDCSIQRRHQKLVEETPSPAVNEDLRQRMGEAACRAARSLNYEGAGTVEFLLDASGEFYFMEMNTRIQVEHTVTEEISDIDLIELQLRVANGENIPLQDQIVLNGHSIQCRINAEDPYRDFRPSPGKITAFHTPKGHGVRVDTHASAGYVIPPYYDSMIAKLIVKARTRELAIAKMRRALNEFVVEGVKTTVPFHRQLMEDERFISGKFDTGFMNGFTLR